The DNA region TGTAGGCCGGGTAAGCGCAGCGCCACCCGGCAAGAAAGACTGTGCAGGTGGTTTACAGCCCGATCACCAGCTCCCCGGAGTGGCTCCGCGAGCAGCACAGTGCCACCTGCTGCTCCGTCGCGCTTTTTTCCGCCTCCGACTGCACGCTGTCCCGGTGATCCACCACGCCGTCAATCACCGGCGTCAGGCAGGCGCCGCAGATCCCCATTTCGCAGGACAGCGGCACGTCCACGCCGTTTGCCTGCAAGACTTGGGCAATGGTCTTATCCGCAGGCACCGGCCAGCGTTCGCCGGTTGAGGCCAGCTTGACCGTAAAGATCTCGCCGGCTTCACCGCCAGCGGCGGGCGCGGCGGGCTGAAACGCCTCGCTGTGAATGTGGGCGTCACCCCATCCCTTCGCCGCTGCCACGTCTCGCACTTTGTCCATAAAACCCGCCGGTCCGCACACCCAGGCGTGCAGTCCCGCTCCCGGCGTCGGGAGATGCTCTGCCAGCGCGGTGCGGGGGCTGATGGTGTGTATGAGGCACTCACCGCACTGCGAGAGCTCCCGAACAAACGCCGCGTTTTCCCGGCGTTTAACGTAGTAGTGCAGCGTGAACGGCGTTCCGGCCGCCTTCAGCTGCAGGGCCATCGCGTACAGCGGCGTAATGCCAATGCCCGCCGCCAGCAGCAACACCCGCTCTGCCTGCTGCAGCGGGAACAGATTGCGCGGGGCAGAGATCGCTAATTTCTGCCCGGGCCGCAGCGTCTCGTGAACGTAGCGCGATCCGCCGCGCGAGGCGGTTTCCCGCCCCACGCAGATAAGATAGCTCTCGTCTCCACATGCCCCGGTAAGGGAATACTGGCGCACCACGCCGCAGGGCAGGTGCACGTCAATATGCGCCCCGGGCTGCCACGGCGGCAGCGCGTTACCGTCTTCAGCCACCAGCCTGACGGCGAGGCTCCTGTCGCCTTCCCGCCACAGCCCGTCAACAATTACGCGCAGCATATCGGCCTCCGTCATGCCAGGAAAAATTCGCCAAAGCCCATCTTCTTCAGACCGCGACGGTAGGCAATCGAGCTTTTATCCGCGGGG from Enterobacter chengduensis includes:
- a CDS encoding PDR/VanB family oxidoreductase, with protein sequence MLRVIVDGLWREGDRSLAVRLVAEDGNALPPWQPGAHIDVHLPCGVVRQYSLTGACGDESYLICVGRETASRGGSRYVHETLRPGQKLAISAPRNLFPLQQAERVLLLAAGIGITPLYAMALQLKAAGTPFTLHYYVKRRENAAFVRELSQCGECLIHTISPRTALAEHLPTPGAGLHAWVCGPAGFMDKVRDVAAAKGWGDAHIHSEAFQPAAPAAGGEAGEIFTVKLASTGERWPVPADKTIAQVLQANGVDVPLSCEMGICGACLTPVIDGVVDHRDSVQSEAEKSATEQQVALCCSRSHSGELVIGL